The following is a genomic window from Micromonospora cathayae.
AGGTAGCCGCGGGCGCGTTCGGCCTTGGGGTAGCGGCAGACCAGGGCCCAGAACGACGCGTTGTGGCTGGGCACGATGAGGTGGGCCAGCTCGTGCAGGAGCACGTAGTCGATCACCCAGTCGGGCATGTCCTGGAGGCGGTGGGAGATCCGGATGGTCCGGTCGGCGGGCGTACAGGATCCCCAGCGGCCGTTCTGGTTGGTCACCCACCGCACGCTGGTCGGGACGGCCTGCCGGCCGTACTCCGGCAGGTACAGGCCGATCAGCCGGGTGGCGCGTTGGAGCAGCTCGGCGTCGGTGCGGGCCAGGCGGCCCTCACGGGCGGCGAGCCGGGCGAGCATCCGGTCCACCCACTCGGTCTCCTCGGCCCGGGAGAACTGGTCCGGGATCAGGACGACCACCCGTTCACCGTCCCGGTACGCGGACACCGTACGTCGCCGACGCTGACTGCGTCGCACCTCGACGACCGGCTTCCGCGCGCCTGCCATCACTGGCCCGCGCAGCCTCGGGTTCCTGCCACATGGGAAAGCTAATGCGTTCTGACCAGGGGTCCGCAAGGGTCAACCCACCGACACGCGCCCGGAAACTCCAGGTTGGTGGCGTGCCGTCCGGAAAAAATGTTTGCGGCGCCCCGCGCGGGCCCTCCGATCACCCTCGGTGGCGGCCGGCGGGTGTCACGGCTGGGGCGCGCGACCCTCCGTCCCACGGTAGGTGATCTTCTCTCCGGACGCAGCGCGGGGGGTGTCCGGAGGGGCCTATCGGCGGGTTCACCCGGCGTGTCCCCGCCAAACTGACTTATCCCACGTAATTCGGCAGGCACACTCTCGACGTCGACTAGCTCACAGTGTCGATGGATCTCTGACATGGAACCACCCGCACCTGGGTAGGGTCCGCCGGACCAGCGGTCACGCGAGTGACCGCGCAGCAAGACCCAGCGCCGGAGCCCGCGAGGCCCGCCGCCGGGCACCGCCGGCCGACATGACCGGCGGACGAGACGAGGAGGG
Proteins encoded in this region:
- a CDS encoding M48 family metallopeptidase, which encodes MAGARKPVVEVRRSQRRRRTVSAYRDGERVVVLIPDQFSRAEETEWVDRMLARLAAREGRLARTDAELLQRATRLIGLYLPEYGRQAVPTSVRWVTNQNGRWGSCTPADRTIRISHRLQDMPDWVIDYVLLHELAHLIVPSHNASFWALVCRYPKAERARGYLEGVASVSAVPLPD